From a region of the Pantanalinema sp. genome:
- a CDS encoding DEAD/DEAH box helicase, which produces MASHFEEFDLHPAVQRGLKALGFEHPTPVQQHAIPLVLAGRDALVQAKTGSGKTLAFGLPLLTLLAPKGYPQALVIVPTRELAIQVCEAIASIGSTGSIKALPIYGGVSLNRQEDALRRGVDLVVGTPGRLKDLLQRGSLNLGRVRILVLDEADQMLDMGFRRDIEHLMAQLPQRQQTLIFSATMPKEIEAIAHRHLKQPAVVKLVQQAEVSPIEISHYYLRLKPEQRLDALIAMLEDERPDRAIIFTQMKHETKRLALKLEQKASIKAGFLNGNMSQNARNTMLDRFRSGDIRTLVATDVAARGLDIEGVSHVFHYAVPTTAETYIHRSGRTGRNGNEGKTVIMVTADGEATFKAIQKKIACEPFPLDLSRLPAPALGVPGEDEDRPRAPRMDARGARNRQPQAPGQRSRRR; this is translated from the coding sequence TTGGCCTCTCACTTCGAGGAGTTCGACCTCCATCCCGCCGTGCAGCGGGGCCTTAAGGCGCTCGGTTTCGAGCACCCCACGCCCGTCCAGCAGCACGCCATCCCGCTTGTCCTGGCCGGGCGTGACGCCCTGGTCCAGGCCAAGACCGGCTCGGGCAAGACCCTTGCCTTCGGCTTGCCGCTGCTCACGCTGCTCGCGCCCAAGGGGTATCCTCAGGCCCTGGTAATCGTTCCCACCCGGGAGCTTGCGATCCAGGTCTGCGAGGCGATCGCCTCGATCGGGAGCACGGGCAGCATCAAGGCGCTCCCCATCTACGGAGGCGTCAGCCTCAACCGGCAGGAAGACGCCCTTCGCCGGGGGGTGGACCTGGTGGTCGGCACTCCGGGCCGCCTCAAGGACCTGCTCCAGCGCGGCAGCCTGAACCTCGGCCGGGTGCGCATCCTGGTGCTCGACGAGGCCGATCAGATGCTCGACATGGGCTTCAGGCGCGACATCGAGCACCTGATGGCGCAGCTGCCCCAGCGACAGCAGACCCTGATCTTCTCGGCGACCATGCCCAAGGAGATCGAGGCGATCGCCCACCGGCACCTCAAGCAGCCCGCCGTGGTGAAGCTGGTGCAGCAGGCGGAGGTCTCTCCCATCGAGATCAGCCACTACTACCTGCGGCTCAAGCCCGAGCAGCGCCTCGACGCCCTCATCGCCATGCTCGAGGACGAGCGCCCGGACCGGGCGATCATCTTCACCCAGATGAAGCACGAGACCAAGCGCCTCGCCCTCAAGCTGGAGCAGAAGGCGAGCATCAAGGCGGGCTTCCTCAACGGCAACATGTCGCAGAACGCGCGCAACACCATGCTCGATCGCTTCCGTTCCGGCGACATCCGGACGCTGGTGGCGACCGACGTGGCGGCGCGCGGCCTCGACATCGAAGGGGTCAGCCACGTCTTCCACTACGCGGTGCCGACGACGGCCGAGACCTACATCCACCGCAGCGGCCGCACCGGCCGCAACGGCAATGAAGGCAAGACCGTCATCATGGTGACCGCCGACGGAGAGGCCACCTTCAAGGCCATCCAGAAGAAGATCGCCTGCGAGCCCTTCCCCCTCGATCTCTCGCGCCTTCCCGCCCCCGCCCTCGGCGTGCCGGGAGAGGACGAGGATCGCCCCAGGGCCCCGCGCATGGATGCGCGCGGCGCCAGGAACAGGCAGCCCCAGGCGCCTGGACAGCGCTCGCGCAGACGCTAA
- the mscL gene encoding large conductance mechanosensitive channel protein MscL — translation MSIVKEFREFVARGNVLDLAIAVVIGMAFGRVITSFVDDVLMPPIGMLFGKTDFSNLFVTLNGTSYPSLEAARAAGAPAIAYGAFINTLIQFLIVAASIFAVIRTYNRLAGRGAATQHCPFCDTDISTKASRCPNCTSALKPGVTTTWLPEAREAPEKAPRG, via the coding sequence ATGAGCATCGTCAAGGAGTTCAGGGAGTTCGTCGCGCGGGGCAACGTCCTCGATCTGGCGATCGCGGTGGTGATCGGGATGGCCTTCGGGCGGGTGATCACCTCCTTCGTCGACGACGTGCTGATGCCCCCCATCGGCATGCTGTTCGGCAAGACGGACTTCTCCAACCTCTTCGTCACCCTGAACGGCACGAGCTACCCGTCGCTCGAGGCAGCCCGGGCCGCCGGCGCCCCCGCCATCGCCTACGGGGCATTCATCAACACCCTGATCCAGTTCCTCATCGTCGCCGCCTCGATCTTCGCCGTCATCAGGACCTACAACCGCCTCGCGGGCCGCGGCGCCGCGACCCAGCACTGCCCCTTCTGCGACACCGACATCTCGACCAAGGCGAGCCGCTGCCCCAACTGCACCTCGGCCCTCAAGCCGGGCGTCACCACGACATGGCTGCCCGAGGCCCGAGAGGCGCCCGAGAAGGCCCCGCGCGGCTAG
- a CDS encoding aconitate hydratase, whose protein sequence is MIDTTPEMVQSLYERMEERLALVRKRLARPLTLSEKVVFGHLDRPADQVLMPGAAYLSLRPDRVIMQDATAQMAILQFMQAKLPRVKVPTTVHCDHLIQAYEGALADTRRAEMSNKEVYDFLKSACARFGIGFWGPGSGIIHQVVLENYAFPGGLIIGSDSHTPNMGGLSMVAIGVGGADTVDVMAGFPWEVLQPKLVGVKLMGELSGWTAPKDVILKVAGILTVKGGTNRIIEYFGPGARTLSATGKATICNMGAEVGATSSIFPYDPHSALYLEATERAALAALANRHAHLLSADPEVEEFPDQFFDQVVTIDLSTLEPHVVGPHTPDLARPVSQLAKDVESHQYPSRISVALVGSCTNSSYEDISRAADIAEQARAAGAKMKVPFMVSPGSELIHQTIQRDGLLDSLEAVGATVLANACGPCIGQWRRDEVQKGEQNTIITSFNRNFPGRNDANPETFAFIASPEITMAYGLAGTLCFNPLTDSLTTHDGRVWRLSPPKKAPEVPEKGFLGRRVGYVEPPADGSQVAILIPESSERLHVLDPFEPMADTEFNEMPVLIKTKGKTTTDHISPAGAWLRFRGHLDRISDNMLTGAINAWTDERGKTNNVYTDQGGLDVPAVARDYKARGKRWVIVGDENYGEGSSREHAAMSPRYLGCAAVVARSFARIHESNLKKQGILPLTFVNPADYDKIKQGDRVSMEYLRELDPVRTVNMLVKHADGSADIVTLNHTLTMEQIGWFYAGSALNLLTKIENKMGQPGSSC, encoded by the coding sequence ATGATCGACACCACCCCCGAGATGGTCCAATCCCTCTACGAGCGGATGGAGGAGCGCCTCGCCCTGGTTCGCAAGCGCCTCGCTCGTCCCCTCACCCTCTCCGAGAAGGTCGTGTTCGGCCACCTGGACAGGCCCGCGGACCAGGTCCTGATGCCGGGCGCGGCCTACCTCAGCCTGCGGCCCGATCGCGTCATCATGCAGGACGCCACGGCCCAGATGGCCATCCTCCAGTTCATGCAAGCCAAGCTGCCCAGGGTCAAGGTGCCCACCACGGTCCACTGCGATCACCTGATCCAGGCCTACGAGGGCGCGCTCGCCGACACCCGGCGCGCCGAGATGAGCAACAAGGAGGTCTACGACTTCCTGAAGAGCGCCTGCGCCAGGTTCGGCATCGGCTTCTGGGGACCGGGCTCGGGCATCATCCATCAGGTGGTGCTCGAGAACTACGCCTTTCCGGGCGGTCTCATCATCGGGTCCGACTCGCACACCCCCAACATGGGGGGCCTCTCGATGGTGGCGATCGGCGTCGGCGGGGCGGACACGGTCGATGTCATGGCGGGCTTCCCGTGGGAGGTCCTGCAGCCCAAGCTCGTGGGCGTCAAGCTGATGGGTGAGCTCTCGGGCTGGACCGCCCCCAAGGACGTCATCCTCAAGGTGGCGGGCATCCTCACGGTCAAGGGCGGCACCAACCGGATCATCGAGTACTTCGGGCCCGGCGCGCGGACCCTCAGCGCCACCGGCAAGGCGACCATCTGCAACATGGGGGCCGAGGTCGGCGCGACCAGCTCGATCTTCCCCTACGACCCGCACAGCGCCCTGTACCTCGAGGCCACCGAGCGCGCGGCGCTCGCCGCGCTCGCCAACCGCCATGCCCACCTGCTATCGGCCGATCCCGAGGTCGAGGAGTTCCCCGACCAGTTCTTCGATCAGGTCGTCACGATCGACCTCAGCACCCTGGAGCCCCACGTCGTGGGCCCCCACACCCCCGATCTGGCGCGGCCGGTCTCGCAGCTCGCCAAGGACGTCGAGAGCCACCAGTACCCCAGCCGGATCTCGGTGGCCCTCGTCGGCAGCTGCACCAACTCGAGCTACGAGGACATCTCGCGCGCCGCCGATATCGCCGAGCAAGCGCGTGCGGCGGGGGCCAAGATGAAGGTCCCCTTCATGGTCAGCCCCGGATCCGAGCTGATCCACCAGACCATCCAGCGCGACGGCCTGCTCGACAGCCTCGAGGCGGTGGGGGCGACGGTGCTCGCCAACGCCTGCGGCCCCTGCATCGGCCAGTGGCGCCGCGACGAGGTGCAGAAGGGCGAGCAGAACACCATCATCACCTCCTTCAACCGCAACTTCCCGGGCCGCAACGACGCCAACCCCGAGACCTTCGCCTTCATCGCGAGTCCCGAGATCACCATGGCCTACGGCCTGGCCGGGACCCTGTGCTTCAACCCCCTGACGGACTCCCTCACGACCCACGACGGCCGGGTCTGGCGGCTCTCGCCGCCCAAGAAGGCGCCCGAGGTGCCCGAGAAGGGCTTCTTGGGGCGGCGCGTGGGCTACGTGGAGCCCCCCGCGGACGGCAGCCAGGTGGCCATCCTCATCCCCGAGAGCAGCGAGCGCCTGCACGTCCTGGATCCGTTCGAGCCCATGGCCGATACCGAGTTCAACGAGATGCCCGTCCTGATCAAGACCAAGGGAAAGACGACCACCGACCACATCTCCCCGGCGGGGGCCTGGCTGCGCTTCCGCGGTCACCTGGACAGGATCTCGGACAACATGCTGACCGGGGCCATCAACGCCTGGACCGACGAGCGGGGCAAGACCAACAACGTCTACACCGATCAAGGGGGCTTGGACGTGCCCGCGGTCGCGCGCGACTACAAGGCGCGCGGCAAGCGCTGGGTGATCGTCGGCGACGAGAACTACGGCGAGGGGTCGAGCCGCGAGCACGCGGCCATGAGCCCGCGCTACCTGGGGTGCGCGGCGGTCGTCGCGCGCAGCTTCGCGCGCATCCACGAGTCCAACCTCAAGAAGCAGGGGATCTTGCCCCTGACCTTCGTCAACCCCGCCGACTACGACAAGATCAAGCAGGGCGACCGCGTCTCCATGGAGTACCTGCGGGAGCTGGACCCCGTGCGGACCGTCAACATGCTCGTGAAGCACGCGGACGGCAGCGCGGACATCGTCACCCTCAACCACACCCTGACCATGGAGCAGATCGGCTGGTTCTATGCGGGATCCGCCCTGAACCTCCTCACGAAGATCGAGAACAAGATGGGTCAGCCGGGCAGCTCGTGCTGA
- a CDS encoding CxxC-x17-CxxC domain-containing protein: MGKNSTKAEKAKRNLEYAKTHKKKAAPTRRFSRPAPSPTAAPSTGAPVGGGMGAPRTLYPAVCSTCGIETTVPFEPTAGKPVQCRNCFQPKARV; the protein is encoded by the coding sequence ATGGGCAAGAATTCGACCAAGGCCGAGAAGGCCAAGCGCAACCTCGAGTACGCCAAGACCCACAAGAAGAAGGCCGCTCCCACGCGCCGCTTCTCGCGTCCGGCTCCTAGCCCCACGGCTGCGCCTTCGACCGGCGCCCCCGTCGGCGGCGGCATGGGCGCTCCGCGCACCCTCTACCCCGCGGTGTGCAGCACCTGCGGCATCGAGACCACCGTGCCCTTCGAGCCGACCGCCGGCAAGCCGGTGCAGTGCCGCAACTGCTTCCAGCCCAAGGCGCGCGTCTAA
- a CDS encoding methylated-DNA--[protein]-cysteine S-methyltransferase, giving the protein MKVQGNAEIRFAFGERSLGALLVAISERGVCAILMGDDPDALLRDLQGRFPGADLIGGDADLEPLVAKVAGFIEEPALGLDLALDIRGTAFQERVWQALREIPVGSTASYTDIASRIGSPRAFRAVARACAANALALAIPCHRVVRSDGGLSGYRWGVERKRELLAREAKIRTANG; this is encoded by the coding sequence ATGAAGGTTCAGGGAAATGCCGAGATCCGCTTCGCCTTCGGCGAGCGCTCGCTCGGCGCGCTTCTCGTCGCCATCAGCGAGCGGGGCGTCTGCGCCATCCTGATGGGCGACGACCCGGACGCCCTGCTGCGCGACCTGCAAGGTCGTTTCCCCGGGGCCGATCTCATCGGCGGCGATGCCGACCTCGAGCCGCTCGTCGCGAAGGTGGCGGGCTTCATCGAGGAACCGGCCCTGGGGCTCGATCTGGCGCTCGACATCCGCGGCACCGCCTTCCAGGAGCGGGTCTGGCAGGCCTTGCGAGAAATTCCCGTCGGCTCGACGGCGAGCTACACCGACATCGCCAGCCGCATCGGCTCGCCGCGCGCTTTCCGGGCGGTCGCCCGGGCGTGCGCCGCGAATGCCCTGGCCCTGGCGATTCCCTGCCATCGCGTCGTGAGGAGCGACGGCGGGCTATCGGGGTATCGCTGGGGCGTCGAGCGCAAGCGCGAGCTTCTCGCGCGAGAGGCGAAAATCAGAACAGCGAACGGTTGA
- the nhaD gene encoding sodium:proton antiporter NhaD codes for MTSLRTLLVPLLTALLALMLPASAWASAPQSAAPLDLTLTWFGIASVVVFAVAYALVMGEEALHLRKSKPVMIAAGLIWALIGLAYARVGDTHTAEAAIRHNLLEFGELFLFLLAAMTFINTLDDRRVFDALRAWLVGRGFSLRGLFWVTGALAFCISPVADNLTTALLMGAVALAVGAGKPKFVAVACINVVVAANAGGAFSPFGDITTLMVWQKGLVTFGEFFDLFVPALVNWLVPATLMAFSIEQGKPEPIAETITMRPGAMPVLALFVGTIALAVSYHNFLHLPPVLGMMTGLGILKLYGYFLSRAPERQVAIVNEPDDVFAEPLAIPHAHVHKDRFDVFKQLERAEWDTLMFFYGVIVCVGGLGTLGYLGLASGWMYGELGPTTANVLVGLMSAVVDNIPVMFAVLSMNPDMSHGQWLLVTLTAGVGGSLLSIGSAAGVALMGQARGVYTFMSHLRWSWAIALGYAASIGAHLLINRSLF; via the coding sequence ATGACGTCGCTTCGCACCCTGCTCGTTCCTCTCCTGACGGCGCTCTTGGCGCTCATGCTGCCGGCGAGCGCCTGGGCGAGCGCCCCACAGAGCGCCGCCCCGCTGGATCTGACGCTCACCTGGTTCGGCATCGCGAGCGTCGTCGTCTTCGCGGTGGCCTACGCCCTGGTCATGGGCGAGGAGGCCCTGCACCTTCGCAAGTCCAAGCCGGTCATGATCGCAGCCGGGCTCATCTGGGCGCTCATCGGCCTGGCCTACGCGCGCGTGGGCGACACCCACACCGCCGAGGCCGCCATCCGGCACAACCTGCTCGAGTTCGGCGAGCTCTTCCTCTTCCTGCTCGCCGCGATGACCTTCATCAACACCCTGGACGATCGCAGGGTGTTCGACGCGCTGCGCGCGTGGCTGGTGGGGCGCGGCTTCTCGCTGCGGGGCCTGTTCTGGGTGACGGGGGCTCTGGCCTTCTGCATCTCGCCCGTCGCAGACAACCTGACGACCGCGCTCTTGATGGGGGCGGTCGCGCTGGCGGTGGGGGCCGGAAAGCCCAAGTTCGTCGCGGTCGCCTGCATCAACGTGGTGGTGGCGGCCAACGCCGGGGGGGCGTTCAGCCCCTTCGGGGACATCACCACCCTGATGGTCTGGCAGAAGGGCCTCGTCACCTTCGGCGAGTTCTTCGACCTGTTCGTGCCGGCGCTGGTCAACTGGCTGGTGCCCGCGACCCTGATGGCCTTCTCCATCGAGCAGGGCAAGCCCGAGCCGATCGCCGAGACCATCACCATGCGCCCCGGCGCCATGCCGGTGCTCGCCCTCTTCGTCGGGACCATCGCGCTCGCGGTGAGCTACCACAACTTCCTTCACCTGCCCCCGGTGCTCGGGATGATGACCGGCCTCGGCATCCTGAAGCTCTACGGCTACTTCTTGAGCCGCGCGCCCGAAAGGCAGGTGGCCATCGTCAACGAGCCGGACGACGTGTTCGCCGAGCCGCTCGCCATTCCCCACGCCCACGTCCACAAGGACCGCTTCGACGTGTTCAAGCAGCTCGAGCGCGCCGAGTGGGACACCCTGATGTTCTTCTACGGGGTCATCGTCTGCGTGGGCGGGCTCGGCACCCTGGGTTACCTGGGGCTGGCCTCCGGCTGGATGTACGGCGAGCTGGGCCCGACGACGGCCAACGTGCTCGTCGGGCTCATGTCGGCGGTGGTGGACAACATCCCGGTCATGTTCGCGGTGCTCTCCATGAACCCCGACATGTCCCACGGCCAGTGGCTGCTCGTGACGCTCACCGCGGGCGTCGGCGGGTCGCTGCTCTCGATCGGATCGGCGGCGGGGGTGGCCCTGATGGGCCAGGCCCGAGGGGTCTACACCTTCATGTCCCACCTGCGCTGGAGCTGGGCGATCGCCCTGGGCTACGCCGCGAGCATCGGCGCGCACCTGCTCATCAACCGTTCGCTGTTCTGA
- a CDS encoding thiamine pyrophosphate-dependent enzyme: protein MPISRSPLDQVRSGLQKTTGEAIIETLADWGVEVVFGIPGDNVDGLINGLIKERDRIKFVLVRHEENAAFMATAYAKLTGKLAACLTTAGPGAAHLTNGLFEAHRDKIPLLALTGNTDSFSLGTEQNQEYNPYLTFGDCTVWNGVLGGSLNARIVTSSAIRAAYARSGPAHLSVPVDLGLSVLPGNAPRADHQFSKPTHAPDPEAIAKVVEALDAAKRPVLFVGRGCQGLETALLRLADKLGAPIVKALWGKETVSDFDPHVLGGLGLIGTRPSVEAIADADLLLMLGTSFPYTDFLPHDTDCVTIQIDQDPYQIGKRYPVTIGLCADVHLAVPAIAERCQRHEAREWLERCQRSRSAWNKIMDQQAASSRTPMRPQVMARALQECAADDAIIATDSGANTVWMARNFLVNGRQRFIGSGLMGTMQCGLPYAIGAKFACPDRQVLAGVGDGDFVMGMGEFTTAVKYALPIVVVVFNNSKLGLIKYEEEVAGIPEFGIRFHNPDFAKFAEACGGFGVRVEDPKDARDAVRAAIASGKPAIVDAVVQPNEIPFPPKIERGQATGYGIAFLREMFEGIKEEG, encoded by the coding sequence ATGCCCATTTCTCGCTCGCCGCTCGATCAGGTTCGAAGCGGCCTCCAGAAGACGACCGGCGAGGCGATCATCGAGACGCTGGCCGACTGGGGGGTCGAGGTCGTGTTCGGCATCCCCGGCGACAACGTCGACGGCCTGATCAACGGCCTGATCAAGGAGCGGGACCGGATCAAGTTCGTGCTGGTCAGGCACGAGGAGAACGCCGCCTTCATGGCCACCGCCTACGCCAAGCTGACGGGCAAGCTCGCCGCCTGCCTGACGACCGCGGGGCCCGGCGCCGCCCACCTCACCAACGGCCTCTTCGAGGCGCACCGGGACAAGATCCCGCTCCTGGCGCTCACGGGCAACACCGACTCCTTCAGCCTCGGCACCGAGCAGAACCAGGAGTACAACCCTTACCTGACCTTCGGCGACTGCACCGTCTGGAACGGGGTGCTCGGCGGCTCGCTCAACGCCCGGATCGTCACCTCCAGCGCGATTCGCGCCGCCTACGCCCGCAGCGGGCCTGCTCACCTCAGCGTGCCGGTGGATCTCGGGCTTTCGGTCCTGCCCGGCAACGCCCCCAGGGCCGACCACCAGTTCTCGAAGCCCACCCACGCGCCGGACCCCGAGGCGATCGCCAAGGTGGTCGAGGCCCTGGACGCGGCCAAGCGCCCGGTGCTCTTCGTCGGGCGCGGGTGCCAGGGCCTGGAGACGGCCCTCCTGCGGCTGGCGGACAAGCTCGGCGCTCCGATCGTCAAGGCGCTGTGGGGCAAGGAGACCGTCTCCGACTTCGACCCCCACGTGCTCGGCGGCCTGGGCCTGATCGGGACCCGGCCCTCGGTCGAGGCCATCGCCGACGCGGACCTGCTCCTGATGCTCGGGACCTCCTTTCCCTACACCGACTTCCTGCCCCACGACACCGACTGCGTGACCATCCAGATCGACCAGGACCCCTACCAGATCGGCAAGCGCTACCCGGTGACGATCGGCCTGTGCGCCGACGTCCACCTGGCCGTGCCCGCGATCGCCGAGCGGTGCCAGCGGCACGAGGCGCGCGAGTGGCTCGAGCGGTGCCAGCGCTCGCGCAGCGCGTGGAACAAGATCATGGATCAGCAGGCCGCCAGTTCGCGCACCCCCATGCGCCCGCAGGTCATGGCCCGGGCCCTCCAGGAGTGCGCTGCCGACGATGCCATCATCGCGACCGACTCGGGGGCCAACACCGTCTGGATGGCGCGGAACTTCCTCGTCAACGGGCGCCAGCGCTTCATCGGCTCGGGCCTGATGGGGACGATGCAGTGCGGCCTGCCGTACGCGATCGGCGCGAAGTTCGCCTGTCCCGATCGCCAGGTGCTCGCGGGGGTGGGCGACGGGGACTTCGTCATGGGGATGGGCGAGTTCACGACGGCGGTGAAGTACGCGCTGCCCATCGTGGTCGTGGTCTTCAACAACTCCAAGCTGGGCCTCATCAAGTACGAGGAGGAGGTCGCGGGCATCCCCGAGTTCGGGATCCGCTTCCACAACCCCGACTTCGCCAAGTTCGCCGAGGCCTGCGGCGGCTTCGGCGTCCGGGTCGAGGACCCCAAGGACGCCCGCGACGCCGTGCGCGCCGCCATCGCCTCCGGCAAGCCCGCCATCGTGGATGCCGTCGTCCAGCCGAACGAGATCCCCTTCCCCCCCAAGATCGAGCGGGGGCAGGCGACCGGCTACGGGATCGCCTTCCTGCGCGAGATGTTCGAGGGGATCAAGGAGGAGGGCTGA